One stretch of Clostridiales bacterium DNA includes these proteins:
- the miaA gene encoding tRNA (adenosine(37)-N6)-dimethylallyltransferase MiaA yields MVQAHRIKTIAIVGCTAIGKSDTALKLAREFNGVLVGADSMQIYRNFDIGTGKLTKEECGDVEHRLIDVVDGDADFSVGEYVELAKKEIADISQNSRLPIVVGGTGLYVYSLFSGCDFGSAPKDEHTRKMLKLSSHFFSAIVMHGLLENVDKASAQKISANDNKRVVRALEIYALCGAPKSQAVGTNKPYDDLTIVLTLPREMLYDRINRRVKKMFDDGLIEEATGLIKYRDCGSMQALGYKQIAANPYASREELEQLVAQKTRNYAKRQITYFKNVGLNKVFIDARDYEAIKNCVTDFLRK; encoded by the coding sequence GTGGTTCAAGCGCATCGTATAAAAACGATAGCTATAGTTGGGTGTACCGCGATAGGCAAATCCGATACCGCGCTTAAACTTGCTCGTGAGTTCAACGGCGTGCTTGTCGGTGCGGATTCCATGCAAATATACCGTAATTTCGATATCGGCACGGGAAAACTCACAAAAGAAGAATGCGGCGACGTGGAACACCGTTTAATAGACGTGGTCGACGGCGACGCGGACTTTTCGGTGGGCGAATACGTAGAGCTTGCAAAAAAGGAAATAGCGGATATTTCTCAAAACAGCCGTCTGCCTATCGTTGTCGGTGGAACGGGCTTATACGTTTATTCGCTGTTTTCGGGCTGCGACTTCGGCAGCGCGCCCAAGGACGAGCATACTCGAAAAATGCTAAAACTCTCGTCGCACTTTTTCAGCGCAATCGTTATGCACGGACTGCTTGAAAACGTGGATAAAGCTTCGGCGCAAAAAATATCTGCTAACGACAATAAGCGGGTGGTTCGCGCACTCGAAATTTACGCTTTATGCGGCGCGCCCAAATCCCAAGCCGTCGGCACGAACAAGCCCTATGACGATTTGACTATCGTTTTGACCTTGCCGCGCGAGATGTTGTATGACAGGATCAACCGCAGGGTCAAGAAGATGTTCGACGACGGGCTTATTGAGGAAGCAACGGGGCTTATCAAGTATAGAGATTGCGGATCGATGCAAGCACTCGGCTACAAGCAAATCGCGGCGAATCCCTACGCTTCGCGTGAAGAACTCGAACAACTTGTCGCGCAAAAAACGCGCAATTACGCCAAACGCCAGATCACGTATTTTAAAAACGTGGGACTGAATAAAGTATTTATAGACGCGCGCGACTATGAGGCAATTAAAAATTGCGTAACCGATTTTTTGAGGAAATAA
- the mutL gene encoding DNA mismatch repair endonuclease MutL: MKINKLPSEIFNRIAAGEVVESPSSIVKELCENAIDAGATEISVSVRGGGIDYIRITDNGCGIDFDDMPTAFMPHATSKIKSLDDLDTIGTLGFRGEALPSIAAVADVTMTTRTAGSEIGGTISYKSGKLVCHDECGANLGTTVTVENLFGNIPARKKFLNKPTREETKIFTLIENLVLANPDIVFKFDSETKHFSSPGEGLESAVFAVYGDYALKNTVKVNLADPPLEVTGFTCLPTFTKPSKNYQNVIINGRYVESADVQYAVYSVYAPYLMKRQYPLFVLHITMPLDMVDVNVHPSKLQVKFADTVKIKSLVASAVKNAVMPKLTDAKPLKDEDFSFTSSADYGKSHTLRPFFDVQAKPNDNSSARPSVITQSSAVDMGLIDGDNGYEPEPPPINNYSDVYTPAADFSSAMVFEPIECIKVGKLFNTYIILERGETCYFVDQHAAHEKLLYDKLLSDYEAKRLQTQPLMIPFVFDVSPSDADLINENIGLFENCGFGITPFGEYTFTLSYLPYACTGIDLQAFVSDLLLLVNSRDKSPMILKERLMQAACKAAVKGEIDDLSDSEIEALLSEMAARNITMFCPHGRPIVVSFSKKEIEKWFKRIV; encoded by the coding sequence ATGAAAATAAACAAGCTACCGAGCGAAATATTTAACCGTATCGCGGCGGGCGAGGTTGTGGAAAGCCCGTCGTCGATCGTAAAAGAGCTGTGCGAAAACGCCATTGACGCGGGCGCGACGGAGATCTCCGTTTCCGTTCGCGGCGGGGGAATCGACTACATACGTATTACCGATAACGGTTGCGGTATTGATTTCGACGATATGCCTACGGCGTTTATGCCGCACGCTACGAGCAAGATAAAAAGCTTGGACGATCTCGATACGATCGGTACGCTCGGTTTCCGCGGCGAGGCGCTGCCGAGCATTGCTGCCGTCGCCGACGTTACTATGACGACGCGCACTGCGGGCAGCGAGATAGGCGGAACGATTTCGTACAAGAGCGGCAAGCTCGTTTGTCACGACGAATGCGGTGCTAACCTCGGCACAACCGTAACCGTCGAAAACCTGTTTGGTAATATTCCCGCGCGCAAGAAATTTCTTAACAAACCGACGCGCGAAGAAACCAAGATATTTACGCTTATCGAGAACTTGGTGCTCGCCAATCCCGATATCGTGTTTAAGTTCGACAGCGAGACCAAGCATTTCTCGTCGCCCGGCGAGGGCTTGGAGAGTGCGGTTTTCGCGGTATACGGTGACTATGCGCTTAAAAACACAGTTAAGGTAAACCTTGCCGATCCGCCGCTCGAAGTGACAGGCTTTACTTGTTTACCCACATTTACCAAGCCGTCTAAAAACTATCAAAACGTAATAATCAACGGGCGGTACGTGGAGAGCGCGGACGTTCAGTACGCCGTGTATTCGGTGTATGCGCCATATCTTATGAAACGACAATACCCGTTGTTCGTTCTGCATATAACTATGCCGCTCGACATGGTCGACGTAAACGTTCATCCAAGCAAGCTTCAGGTCAAGTTTGCCGATACCGTTAAAATTAAATCGCTTGTCGCTTCCGCGGTCAAGAATGCGGTCATGCCTAAGCTTACCGACGCAAAGCCATTAAAAGACGAAGATTTTTCGTTTACTTCGTCCGCCGATTACGGAAAGTCGCATACATTGCGCCCCTTCTTCGACGTTCAGGCTAAGCCGAACGATAATTCGTCGGCACGACCGAGCGTTATTACTCAGAGCTCGGCTGTCGATATGGGACTAATAGACGGCGATAACGGTTACGAACCCGAGCCGCCGCCGATCAATAACTATTCCGACGTTTATACTCCCGCCGCCGATTTCAGTTCGGCCATGGTTTTCGAGCCGATAGAATGTATTAAGGTCGGCAAGCTGTTTAATACTTATATAATACTCGAACGTGGTGAAACGTGCTATTTCGTCGATCAACACGCCGCACACGAAAAATTGCTTTACGATAAGCTTTTAAGCGACTACGAGGCGAAACGCTTGCAAACACAGCCGCTCATGATCCCGTTCGTGTTCGACGTGTCGCCGAGCGACGCAGATTTGATCAACGAGAATATCGGATTGTTCGAGAACTGCGGGTTCGGCATTACGCCTTTTGGTGAATACACCTTTACTCTGTCGTATTTGCCGTATGCTTGCACGGGCATAGATCTTCAAGCGTTCGTTTCCGATTTGTTGCTGCTCGTCAATTCGCGCGATAAAAGCCCTATGATACTTAAAGAACGATTGATGCAAGCGGCGTGTAAAGCCGCCGTTAAGGGCGAAATAGACGATTTAAGCGACAGCGAGATAGAAGCATTGCTTTCCGAAATGGCGGCACGAAACATAACTATGTTTTGCCCGCACGGCAGACCGATAGTCGTAAGCTTTTCAAAAAAGGAGATTGAAAAGTGGTTCAAGCGCATCGTATAA